In Nitrospiraceae bacterium, the genomic stretch CGGCCATGCAAGGAATGTTGTGGCGCTGCAAGGCTTCAAGATACACCTGCGCATTGGTAAATTTCCTTAACAACACCGCGATATGCCCGGGGCGCAAGGAGGTTCTCACTCCCTTCTCCATAATCCACTGGCTTCCCGGCAGCAATTGTTCTTCAATCCACCCCGCTAACCATTCGGCTTCCACCCGTGTGGCCCGCTCAGCATCCCATTCGTCTTCCCCTTGAGGATTGGCCATGACACAGATCTCCATTCCTGTCGAGCCGGAACCCGGCTCTCGCATCCGTCCAAACGCCATGGGGACATTGGGGGGTTGAACATTGGCTTGAGGAATGAATAACCGGTCAAACACGGCATTGACAGCTTCAAGAATGGCCCCATCACTTCGAAAATTGGTCAGAAGAGTACACACGATCCCTCCATCATGCGTCACTTTGTCCACGACCTGATCAAACGCCTCGATATCAGCTCGCCGAAAAGCATAGATCGATTGTTTGGGATCACCCACAATAAACAGCTTCCCCGGCATAAGCTGGATATCCCGCCAAAACTTCCCGCACTCATTTGGGCGCTCACCTAGATAAAGCAGAATTTCATATTGAACCGGATCCGTATCCTGAAACTCATCAACCATTATGGCCGCATAGCTCCGTTTCAATTGTTCTCTGACCATAGGATGATCCCGCAGAAGATCTCTGACCCGGATCAAGAGCCCATCAAATCGGATCCATCCCTTCGCCGAAAAACCCTGGCGAACTCGTTCGACAAACGGCCCAAGCACATGAAGGACCTTTCCCAACAGAACTTCATTGACCTGCAACAGCTGTTGCGCAGCTTGAACCGCCCGCCTGGCATCTTGAAAATCCGACGCATCCCACTCTACCGGGGCCTTGCCAATGATGGAATCAACCAGGGCTTTCTCCTCATCAGACAAAGGGAGGCTCATGGATGGCTCCCCATAGCCCACCCGATCAAATACGCGTTCAGCAAGAGATAAGAGCTTCTCAATTTTTCGGGGTTTGGCACGATCATATTGCGCCAGCAATGATCGGACCTGATGCTGTTTACGCTGTAGCCACTTCCGAAAGGCCGGAGAGGAACCTTCGGCACACACTTGCTGATCCAATTCAGAAATAGAAATCTGATCCTGACAGAGGGAGAAGGCAAAGGATCGAATCTCTTGCAAACCCATGTGACTGAGCAGGTCCTGCCACTGAGCATGTGCGGAACCTTGCGCACCTAATTCCTGTTCCAACCAGGCGTCCCACGCATCTTGAAAAGCCTCAAGAAATTGAGTCCCTTCATCCTCGTGAAAATGAGGATCGACCCTGGCTTCCAAGGGATACAGACGAAGGACATGAGCGGCAAAACTATGGAGCGTGGCAATTTGCGATTTCTCCAGATCACGCAAGGCGATCCGAACTTTTTCTCTCACATGCTCCGTGGACACCTGATAGCGTTGCTTGAATTCCTCCAGGGCGATGCCACCTGATCCCCCAATTCCAGGGTCCGCCTCACAATCAGCCAGTAGCCCATGCAACCGGTCGCGGAGCCGCGCTTTCATTTCATTAGCAGCTTTATTCGTGAAGGTCAGGGCCAGCATGTCCGTCAAACGTAAGGGGTGTGGCTCCCTCAGAAGCGCATGTATCAGTCGATTCACCAACAACGTCGTTTTGCCCGTCCCGGCTCCGGCCAGCACGACGACATTGCGATCAAACGTGGTTTCCGCCATGAGTCTCGCATCGGCATCGGGAAGAAGCTCGAGATTACTCATGGGTGGCCCGTTGCTTTCGTCCTTGCCGAAATTCTTTCGCCAGGGGAATTCCGTGCGCTCTCACCCACGACGGATGATGCTGCGACCGACAGGCCACCGACCACGGGCAGTCACGACAATAGGAACCGGGTAGAACAAAGAACTGTCCGGCGCGTATGCCTTCGATCCAACGACGAATGGCCCGCAATAATTGTTCACCTGTTGGCGTTATCCAGATCGAACTGTGAAACGATGAAAAGGTGAGAGGTGCAGGATGTAATGGACGGATAAACCGGAATTCCACGGCAAGACTCGCAGAATGTGGCGCCATCATTTCTTTGGAATGCTCTCCAGAATGGCCGGATGGGCTTAAGGAAGACATCAGAGAATATAAAGGAGGTTGTAACCGGCGACCACGCAGGGCTTCATTGACGAGATCGGGCTCATCTGTTCGAGGCGGCAATCCACCCGAAAATTTATAATCCACAATACGAGTCCTCGGGCCATCGGACTGTCGGTCCACGCGATCCACTCGTCCATGAATCTTCAGCACGGTCGAGCCTCCCGGCACCTCGCTGACAATTTCACCCTCGGCTCCGATCTCACAATCCACCGGTACCATGGTCTGATCGACGTACTCCTGTTGATCATGCTCGATCATCGCACATACCACAGCACCTAATTGCGTCTTCATTTTTTCCCACAGGACCACATACCCTTTTCCATAGTGCGTCGCATATGTATCGCACACCTGATCAATAATCGAGACGACCAGAGAAGAGAGATGAACGGGCTCTATTGGGGAGACCGGCCATTTATGATCGATAAGATAGCGATAGACGTGCCGAAGAATGGCATGCCCCAACTCCCCCCAAACCCGACCTGGCATTTCCCGCGAAATGGGCTCTCGTACATTCCGTGTACGCAGAGCATGTTCCATCCAATACCGGAAAGGGCATTGGGCATAGCGTTCCAATGCTGTCGGTGACAACCCCCGGGACAAGAGCTCCTGCCAATGAGCGCCTTCCACGGCCATGATCCCATCAAACGATCCCGCGCCTGTGGACGTTTTTTCAAGAGCAGCCACCGCTTTGAGTCCATGGCGAAACAATTCCCACCAGAACGATGGCTCCCTAGAATCTATTTGGATCGACCGCCCCTGAAGCAGATACCGCAGGCGCGTTTCCTGTCCGGTCTCTTCACCCGGAGAAAAGTATGGAATCCTTACCCGCTCAGCCAGACGCAACGGCACACTGATCTCCGACCCGGAACAGTCCGGCACCTCTTTCATGCATTCCGTGAGGAGAGGAGACGGCAGCAGCGGACGCCCTTTGTGATCAGCACGTTGATAAATAAGATACACCCGGTCACGAGCTGCGTGTCGAAGCAACGCAAATAAGAGAGCTTCTTCATCAAACCCATTCATTTTTTCATCAATTTTATATCCAAGACTTTCCGCCAACACCCTTCGATCCCCGTCACGTAAAAATGCATCCTCCCGAACCACACGTGGAAAAACCCGATCATTCATTCCGAGAATAAACACGGTTCTAAAGGCATGGCCTCGCGCCGCCATCGCATCGAACACCTGCACCCCTAAGAGGCTTTGTCCCGGAATAGGCAGTCTTGTCCCTTCCAAGGCTCCGCGAAACACCTCCACCCATGCC encodes the following:
- a CDS encoding UvrD-helicase domain-containing protein — translated: MSNLELLPDADARLMAETTFDRNVVVLAGAGTGKTTLLVNRLIHALLREPHPLRLTDMLALTFTNKAANEMKARLRDRLHGLLADCEADPGIGGSGGIALEEFKQRYQVSTEHVREKVRIALRDLEKSQIATLHSFAAHVLRLYPLEARVDPHFHEDEGTQFLEAFQDAWDAWLEQELGAQGSAHAQWQDLLSHMGLQEIRSFAFSLCQDQISISELDQQVCAEGSSPAFRKWLQRKQHQVRSLLAQYDRAKPRKIEKLLSLAERVFDRVGYGEPSMSLPLSDEEKALVDSIIGKAPVEWDASDFQDARRAVQAAQQLLQVNEVLLGKVLHVLGPFVERVRQGFSAKGWIRFDGLLIRVRDLLRDHPMVREQLKRSYAAIMVDEFQDTDPVQYEILLYLGERPNECGKFWRDIQLMPGKLFIVGDPKQSIYAFRRADIEAFDQVVDKVTHDGGIVCTLLTNFRSDGAILEAVNAVFDRLFIPQANVQPPNVPMAFGRMREPGSGSTGMEICVMANPQGEDEWDAERATRVEAEWLAGWIEEQLLPGSQWIMEKGVRTSLRPGHIAVLLRKFTNAQVYLEALQRHNIPCMADGERHFYRRQEVIDVVNVLRVLDDPTDALALVGILRSSLGGLTDREVMDVMQLGPLDIRQAQKLSAWASSQQSVIQGLFQRLAWLHAQAHRLPIPELLDHLFQQLPLVELAAASNHGEQAVVNVWKLRDLMSEQAAMPSLSFSAWVERLVDSLMTHPSEPEAPLAEETLDAVRVLTIHKAKGLEFPVVILPGLHQKATGLERGAQITFDWISGLYGCTLPPVWNAGQVPLWEKQRIREAAEQRRLLYVGMTRARERLILSGGILPKVGGESFLSLIQGIVEEEVGNPELDIVRVGGVCIPHTVVTPAVLKSWPPPKHHADPEGSGEVMIATPQWDAREIRWQQTSQAEAYLNPSMLHQTKSAPEWGKRGQGSRGTGQRLGILMHRVLQRWNFQNEHEMVQCALLDFCERQLPGQSELDKREMVRELGALFDHFLGSTGYRELQRATILGREVPFAVPWPVGPHESHLPRTRVMEGVMDVVYEIDGEIWVGDYKTDHVSSRTVGQRAETYREQGQAYARAARQCLGPAVKGCKLFFIRLGEVVTVTAETEENMFQHEP
- a CDS encoding exodeoxyribonuclease V subunit gamma gives rise to the protein MFTLVSGPFFPHLESALVETVQQIKSADSRAPLAILVPSGSLRRRLQWLLCAEHSCALFDLHVLTFHQFALHLHVEQAELDSLKAGVSSLELVGDFFYEYLLAVLLEKSGQTVGPFAGLQGSAGLRKAVWRSLRDLLEAQVEPHLALHAVEEGLFDEIASTRLAGLLNLQQAIGNLSRQLGVGLPEDLASSVIPWVGMSPFVARLSKIFYYGFYDITQVQLSLLEEVARTNSVKVFFPLTDQPAYQFAQRFLDRHLLKAGVVYQPLEVRHEPFDLMTGTGASPPVQVVNVIGSQGELVFTCKAILHAVETTGHSFHEIGVVARTLEPYGLFLRRVFEEHRIPFCTTGTLPLLEEPVAKLWWQIAGLREERYPWQALLNVVTSPYYRCLSVNGRSTYEHKHIWSQAIRHWRVMQGREDWGRLAAVANDPEAIGDWQRKVGVPLEEASVALQQCADVVGRLVADCQALPESGSIGELTLAFEALVNRHLSLLQEEPSSQMEEPDQAHSTSLAQAFEQVMTQLKQLDRVGTPVTWGAWVEVFRGALEGTRLPIPGQSLLGVQVFDAMAARGHAFRTVFILGMNDRVFPRVVREDAFLRDGDRRVLAESLGYKIDEKMNGFDEEALLFALLRHAARDRVYLIYQRADHKGRPLLPSPLLTECMKEVPDCSGSEISVPLRLAERVRIPYFSPGEETGQETRLRYLLQGRSIQIDSREPSFWWELFRHGLKAVAALEKTSTGAGSFDGIMAVEGAHWQELLSRGLSPTALERYAQCPFRYWMEHALRTRNVREPISREMPGRVWGELGHAILRHVYRYLIDHKWPVSPIEPVHLSSLVVSIIDQVCDTYATHYGKGYVVLWEKMKTQLGAVVCAMIEHDQQEYVDQTMVPVDCEIGAEGEIVSEVPGGSTVLKIHGRVDRVDRQSDGPRTRIVDYKFSGGLPPRTDEPDLVNEALRGRRLQPPLYSLMSSLSPSGHSGEHSKEMMAPHSASLAVEFRFIRPLHPAPLTFSSFHSSIWITPTGEQLLRAIRRWIEGIRAGQFFVLPGSYCRDCPWSVACRSQHHPSWVRAHGIPLAKEFRQGRKQRATHE